One part of the Streptomyces lienomycini genome encodes these proteins:
- the ctaF gene encoding aa3-type cytochrome oxidase subunit IV: MRTESRLFTGVALFFGGEAALYGWWSREPAGTAALVLAFLMASLVAFFLRVQYVKRGLRAQDRGEGEIVDTAGPLDFFPPHSPWPITIALAAVVLAFGIVFGLWLALIGFGLLAMGVSGLVFQYADRGVQRSRSPE; the protein is encoded by the coding sequence GTGAGGACCGAATCCCGTCTGTTCACCGGTGTGGCGCTCTTCTTCGGCGGCGAAGCGGCCCTCTACGGCTGGTGGTCCCGCGAACCCGCCGGCACCGCCGCGCTCGTCCTCGCCTTCCTCATGGCCTCGCTCGTCGCGTTCTTCCTGCGCGTGCAGTACGTCAAGCGCGGCCTGCGGGCGCAGGACCGAGGCGAGGGCGAGATCGTCGACACCGCGGGCCCACTCGACTTCTTCCCGCCGCACAGCCCCTGGCCCATCACGATCGCGCTGGCCGCCGTGGTCCTCGCGTTCGGCATCGTCTTCGGCCTGTGGCTGGCCCTGATCGGCTTCGGCCTGCTCGCCATGGGGGTCTCCGGCCTGGTCTTCCAGTACGCCGACCGCGGCGTTCAGCGTTCCCGCTCGCCCGAGTAG
- a CDS encoding sensor histidine kinase: protein MLRALKGLRLRLVVAFTLVAVVATVTTGALTFREARTGVLQQSQDTVIEDFRHRVNTLAPNYRFPPEEADLRSFADDVSRGGRSQPWRVLVAYRGAGATSVPDDAFGELSPAMRESVRSRRATVFQRVSHGGRPALVVGMPVTFAGDYVTEQRASGLEVYLTVPQQEEQGYVDALVAAIERATVPALALAVLIALLAARGVLRPVRALRRATRSIAEGRLDTRLAVQGSDELADLSRTFNETAAALEASVAELRRMESGARRFAADVSHELRTPLAAMSAVTDVLDEDAADLDEDTATAVRLISAETTKLAALVDDLMEVSRFDAGAAALHLDEIDLAESVRRTLASRGWQDTVETGLPEPDGPRGRVDPRRLDVIVANLVANALRHGAPPVRLDLHARDAPHTGREVVVTVRDSGDGIPESVLPHVFDRFYKSADARARSEGSGLGLAIATENVRLHGGTLRAANHPDGGAVFTVVLPLRPDDTDDTDDTDETDETGDMGDRTTRASDPVPDPVPMVSTPAKEDRT from the coding sequence GTGCTGCGCGCGCTGAAGGGGCTGCGGCTGCGCCTGGTGGTGGCCTTCACCCTCGTCGCCGTCGTGGCCACGGTGACCACCGGCGCGCTGACCTTCCGCGAGGCACGGACCGGAGTCCTCCAGCAGAGCCAGGACACCGTGATCGAGGACTTCCGGCACCGCGTCAACACCCTGGCCCCCAACTACCGTTTCCCGCCCGAGGAGGCCGACCTGCGCTCGTTCGCCGACGACGTGTCGCGAGGCGGACGGTCCCAGCCCTGGCGGGTGCTGGTCGCCTACCGGGGGGCCGGCGCGACGTCCGTGCCCGACGACGCGTTCGGCGAACTGTCCCCGGCGATGCGCGAGTCGGTGCGCTCCCGCCGGGCCACCGTGTTCCAGCGGGTGTCGCACGGGGGCCGCCCCGCCCTGGTCGTCGGCATGCCCGTCACCTTCGCCGGCGACTACGTCACCGAGCAGCGCGCGTCCGGACTCGAGGTCTACCTCACCGTGCCCCAACAGGAGGAACAGGGCTACGTCGACGCGCTGGTCGCCGCCATCGAACGCGCCACCGTCCCGGCCCTCGCCCTGGCGGTCCTGATCGCGCTGCTGGCCGCACGCGGCGTGCTCCGTCCGGTGCGGGCGCTGCGCCGGGCGACCCGCAGCATCGCCGAGGGACGCCTGGACACCCGGCTCGCGGTCCAGGGCTCCGACGAACTCGCCGACCTCTCCCGCACCTTCAACGAGACCGCCGCGGCCCTGGAGGCATCGGTGGCGGAACTGCGGCGCATGGAGTCCGGCGCCCGCCGCTTCGCCGCGGACGTCTCGCACGAACTGCGCACCCCGCTGGCGGCCATGTCGGCGGTGACGGACGTACTGGACGAGGACGCGGCCGACCTGGACGAGGACACCGCGACGGCCGTACGCCTCATCAGCGCGGAGACCACGAAGCTGGCCGCTCTCGTGGACGACCTGATGGAGGTCTCGCGGTTCGACGCGGGGGCCGCCGCCCTGCACCTGGACGAGATCGACCTCGCCGAGTCCGTACGGCGCACGCTCGCCTCCCGCGGCTGGCAGGACACCGTGGAGACCGGCCTGCCCGAGCCGGACGGGCCGCGCGGCCGCGTCGACCCGCGCCGCCTCGACGTGATCGTGGCCAACCTCGTCGCCAACGCCCTGCGGCACGGCGCACCCCCGGTCCGGCTGGACCTCCACGCGCGCGACGCCCCGCACACCGGGAGAGAGGTGGTCGTCACGGTCCGCGACAGCGGCGACGGCATCCCCGAGAGCGTCCTGCCCCACGTCTTCGACCGCTTCTACAAGTCGGCCGACGCCCGCGCCCGGAGCGAGGGCAGCGGTCTCGGGCTGGCCATCGCCACGGAGAACGTACGCCTGCACGGCGGCACCCTCCGGGCGGCCAACCATCCGGACGGCGGCGCCGTCTTCACGGTCGTCCTGCCACTGCGGCCCGACGACACGGACGACACGGACGACACGGACGAGACGGACGAGACGGGCGACATGGGCGACCGGACGACGCGCGCGTCGGACCCGGTGCCGGACCCGGTCCCGATGGTCTCCACCCCGGCGAAGGAGGACCGGACATGA
- the ctaD gene encoding aa3-type cytochrome oxidase subunit I, producing MAVDRRTEPPRRTPARQRTNRTLGRALVRWATTTDHKVIGHLYLATSFGFFLFGGVLAMLMRSELARPGMQLFSNEQYNQLFTMHGAIMLLLFATPLFAGFTNAVMPLQIGAPDLALPRLNALSYWLYLFGGLTVAAGLLTPGGAASFGWFAYAPLNSATFSPGPGGDLWIMGLVLSGVSTTLSAVNFITTILCLRAPGMTMFRMPIFTWNVLFTSILVLPAFPVLTAALLMLEADRKFGAHVFDAANGGALLWQHLFWFFGHPEVYIIALPFFGIVTEIIPVFSRKPVFGYVSLVGATIAITFLSAVVWAHHMFATGAVLLPFFSVMSFLIAVPTGVKFFNWIGTMMHGSLSFETPMLWSCGFLVTFLLGGLSGVLLASPPLDFHLTDSYFIVAHLHYVVFGTVVFAMFAGFYFWWPKLTGKLLDERIGKIHFWTLFVGFQTTFLVQHWLGEQGMPRRYADYLAADGFTTLNTVSSLGAFLLGLSTLPFLYNVWHTHHYGKKVEQDDPWGYGRSLEWATSCPPPRHNFTSLPRIRSESPAFDLHHPDVTRHDQRHVQ from the coding sequence ATGGCGGTGGACAGAAGGACCGAGCCGCCGCGCCGGACACCGGCTCGGCAGCGGACGAACCGCACGCTCGGGCGGGCGCTGGTGCGGTGGGCCACGACGACCGATCACAAGGTGATCGGCCATCTCTACCTGGCGACGTCGTTCGGCTTCTTCCTCTTCGGCGGCGTCCTCGCCATGCTGATGCGCAGTGAACTGGCCCGCCCGGGTATGCAGTTGTTCAGCAACGAGCAGTACAACCAGCTCTTCACCATGCACGGCGCGATCATGCTGCTGCTGTTCGCGACCCCCCTGTTCGCCGGGTTCACGAACGCCGTCATGCCGTTGCAGATCGGCGCCCCGGACCTGGCGCTGCCCCGGCTCAACGCGCTCTCGTACTGGCTGTACCTGTTCGGCGGCCTGACCGTGGCGGCGGGCTTGCTCACCCCCGGCGGGGCGGCCTCGTTCGGCTGGTTCGCCTACGCCCCGCTGAACAGCGCGACCTTCAGCCCCGGCCCGGGCGGCGACCTGTGGATCATGGGCCTGGTGCTGAGCGGCGTGTCGACCACGCTCAGCGCCGTCAACTTCATCACCACCATCCTGTGCCTGCGCGCCCCCGGCATGACCATGTTCCGGATGCCGATCTTCACCTGGAACGTGCTGTTCACCTCGATCCTGGTGCTGCCCGCCTTCCCTGTGCTCACCGCCGCGCTGCTGATGCTCGAGGCCGACCGGAAGTTCGGCGCGCACGTGTTCGACGCGGCCAACGGCGGGGCACTGCTGTGGCAGCACCTGTTCTGGTTCTTCGGCCATCCCGAGGTGTACATCATCGCGCTGCCGTTCTTCGGCATCGTCACCGAGATCATCCCGGTGTTCAGCCGCAAACCGGTCTTCGGCTACGTCAGCCTGGTCGGCGCCACCATCGCCATCACCTTTCTCTCCGCGGTGGTGTGGGCCCACCACATGTTCGCCACGGGCGCCGTGCTGCTCCCCTTCTTCTCCGTCATGTCGTTCCTCATCGCCGTACCGACCGGGGTGAAGTTCTTCAACTGGATCGGCACGATGATGCACGGCTCGCTGTCCTTCGAGACACCCATGCTGTGGTCGTGCGGCTTCCTGGTGACGTTCCTGCTCGGCGGTCTGAGCGGCGTCCTGCTCGCCTCCCCGCCGCTGGACTTCCATCTGACGGACTCGTACTTCATCGTCGCGCACCTGCACTACGTGGTGTTCGGCACGGTCGTCTTCGCGATGTTCGCCGGCTTCTACTTCTGGTGGCCGAAACTCACCGGCAAACTGCTCGACGAACGCATCGGGAAGATCCACTTCTGGACGCTCTTCGTCGGCTTCCAGACCACGTTCCTCGTCCAGCACTGGCTCGGCGAGCAGGGCATGCCGCGCCGCTACGCCGACTACCTGGCCGCGGACGGCTTCACCACGCTCAACACCGTCAGCTCCCTCGGCGCCTTCCTGCTCGGCCTGTCCACCCTGCCGTTCCTCTACAACGTGTGGCACACCCACCACTACGGGAAGAAGGTCGAGCAGGACGACCCCTGGGGCTACGGCCGTTCCCTCGAATGGGCCACCAGTTGCCCGCCACCGCGCCACAACTTCACGTCGCTGCCCCGCATCCGCTCCGAGTCCCCGGCGTTCGACCTGCACCACCCCGACGTCACCCGACACGATCAGAGGCACGTGCAGTGA
- a CDS encoding response regulator transcription factor codes for MPRVLIIEDDRAVREGVRLALRRQGHEVAAAATGEDGLEQLRTFQPDAVVLDLMLPGMSGLEVCRRIRLNDQVPIIMATARGDDTDIVVGLEAGADDYVVKPVRARVLDARIRAVLRRVGGAADDPGTPRTEHHGDLVIDRAGLTVTHQGRPVALGPSELRLLLTLSASAGQVFSRQQLLEAVWEHNYHGDARLVDACVKRLRSKIGEPAGSPRYVHTVRGFGYRFGPR; via the coding sequence ATGCCACGGGTCCTGATCATCGAAGACGACCGCGCCGTCCGGGAGGGCGTACGACTCGCCCTGCGACGGCAGGGGCACGAGGTCGCCGCCGCCGCGACCGGCGAGGACGGGCTGGAGCAACTCCGGACGTTCCAACCCGACGCCGTGGTCCTCGACCTGATGCTGCCGGGCATGTCCGGCCTGGAGGTGTGCCGCCGCATACGCCTGAACGACCAGGTGCCGATCATCATGGCCACCGCCCGCGGCGACGACACCGACATCGTCGTCGGACTGGAGGCCGGAGCCGACGACTACGTCGTCAAACCGGTCCGCGCCCGGGTGCTGGACGCGCGCATCCGCGCGGTGCTGCGCCGCGTGGGCGGCGCGGCGGACGACCCGGGCACCCCGCGCACCGAACACCACGGCGACCTGGTCATCGACCGGGCCGGGCTGACCGTCACCCACCAGGGGCGGCCCGTCGCCCTCGGCCCCTCCGAACTGCGGCTGCTCCTCACCCTGTCCGCCTCGGCCGGGCAGGTGTTCAGCCGGCAGCAGCTCCTGGAAGCCGTGTGGGAGCACAACTACCACGGCGACGCGCGGCTCGTGGACGCCTGCGTCAAACGACTGCGGTCCAAGATCGGCGAGCCCGCGGGCAGCCCGCGCTACGTCCACACCGTACGCGGCTTCGGCTACCGGTTCGGGCCGCGGTGA
- the qcrB gene encoding cytochrome bc1 complex cytochrome b subunit: MLLQRRRARAGARARHAAEHTVNWADGRLPVSEGGGLLRKAFPEHWSFLLGEIALYSFVVLLLTGVWLTLFFKPSMAEVVYDGSYEPLLGVRMSEAYRSTVDISFDVRGGLLIRQVHHWASLVFLSAIGVHLLRIFFTGAFRRPREVNWLIGVTLFVLALAEGFAGYSLPDDLLSGTGLRIAQGIMLSIPVVGTYVSMFVFGGEYPGHDIVPRLYSLHILLLPGLLLALVTLHLILVFYLKHTQWAGRGRTNRNAVGKPLFPQFMTNSTGLFFTVFGVLAVLAAVAQINPVWTYGPYRPDIVSTGSQPDWYVGFLEGSLRLMPPFETAVAGHTVMWNVLVPAVLLPAALFAVLYAYPFFERWVTGDHEEHHLCDRPRDKPVRTGLGVAAIWFYGVLLLAGGNDILAHTFHLSLNLLTWVFRISLVLTPPIAFVVTKRVCLALQERDRERLSQGEETGEVHQTLAGGYAESHGPLDAEERHVLRARRAPEPLAPSGKEDDAPHVGRLRATLSEWYYGDRVDVEEPEQEREPEQDSALARQREPAADAAQAADPGSYSGERER; the protein is encoded by the coding sequence GTGCTGTTGCAGAGGAGAAGGGCCCGCGCGGGTGCGCGGGCCCGTCACGCGGCCGAACACACCGTCAACTGGGCCGACGGGCGACTCCCCGTCTCCGAGGGCGGGGGGCTGCTGCGCAAGGCCTTCCCCGAGCACTGGTCGTTCCTCCTGGGCGAGATCGCCCTGTACAGCTTCGTGGTGCTGCTGCTGACCGGTGTCTGGCTGACGCTGTTCTTCAAGCCCTCGATGGCGGAGGTCGTCTACGACGGCTCGTACGAGCCCCTGCTGGGGGTGCGCATGTCGGAGGCCTACCGCTCGACGGTGGACATCAGCTTCGACGTGCGCGGCGGGCTGCTGATCCGGCAGGTGCACCACTGGGCGTCGCTGGTGTTCCTTTCGGCCATCGGGGTGCATCTGCTGCGGATTTTCTTCACCGGCGCGTTCCGCCGTCCGCGTGAGGTCAACTGGCTGATCGGGGTGACGCTGTTCGTGCTGGCGCTCGCCGAGGGCTTCGCCGGCTACTCGCTCCCGGACGATCTGCTGTCCGGGACGGGGCTGCGCATCGCGCAGGGGATCATGCTGTCCATCCCGGTCGTGGGGACGTACGTCAGCATGTTCGTGTTCGGGGGCGAGTATCCGGGGCACGACATCGTGCCGCGGCTGTACTCGCTGCACATCCTGCTGCTCCCCGGGCTGCTGCTGGCGCTGGTCACGCTCCATCTGATCCTGGTCTTCTACCTCAAGCACACCCAGTGGGCGGGCCGGGGCCGCACCAACCGCAACGCGGTGGGCAAGCCGCTCTTCCCGCAGTTCATGACGAACTCGACGGGTCTGTTCTTCACGGTCTTCGGTGTCCTGGCCGTGCTCGCGGCGGTGGCGCAGATCAACCCGGTCTGGACGTACGGCCCCTACCGTCCCGACATCGTCTCCACCGGCTCCCAGCCGGACTGGTACGTCGGCTTCCTGGAGGGCTCGCTGCGGCTGATGCCCCCGTTCGAGACGGCGGTGGCGGGTCACACCGTCATGTGGAACGTGCTGGTGCCCGCGGTCCTGCTGCCGGCGGCCCTGTTCGCGGTGCTGTACGCCTACCCGTTCTTCGAGCGGTGGGTGACGGGCGACCACGAGGAGCACCACCTGTGCGACCGGCCCCGGGACAAGCCCGTGCGGACGGGGCTCGGCGTCGCCGCGATCTGGTTCTACGGTGTGCTGCTCCTGGCGGGCGGCAACGACATCCTCGCCCACACGTTCCATCTCTCGCTGAACCTGCTCACATGGGTGTTCCGGATCTCGCTGGTGCTGACGCCGCCGATCGCCTTCGTGGTGACCAAGCGGGTCTGCCTGGCACTTCAGGAGCGGGACCGCGAGCGACTGTCGCAGGGCGAGGAGACGGGCGAGGTGCACCAGACCCTGGCGGGCGGCTACGCCGAGAGCCACGGGCCCCTCGACGCCGAGGAGCGTCACGTGCTGCGGGCCCGCAGGGCACCCGAGCCGCTGGCGCCGTCGGGGAAAGAGGACGACGCACCGCACGTGGGACGGCTGCGGGCGACGCTCAGCGAGTGGTACTACGGCGACCGGGTCGACGTCGAGGAGCCGGAGCAGGAGCGGGAGCCGGAACAGGACTCGGCCCTGGCGCGGCAGCGGGAGCCGGCGGCGGATGCGGCGCAGGCGGCGGACCCGGGGTCCTACTCGGGCGAGCGGGAACGCTGA